In Streptomyces thermolilacinus SPC6, a single genomic region encodes these proteins:
- a CDS encoding wHTH domain-containing protein — MRERVTRNVAGDVTGAVVQADRIGQVNIHHSPPAPPAPHADEDPWVARVHDSAVWRRVPETRDAARYRDAAGAVAAALAGLRDEAEARLGDDPWRDPHAPDRFAERLEWLLGEPGEGAGLDLYPAEAALFTLVPLLARVHDLRLAAGRLHVEPWRLGPAPLGPADDVASPERPAFEAYAEGNGVLVQRASLRPDAAAPLGWWLYHRWLIRHEAYAAPETVRELLDAVGEAGGAALGRVLTARRVSRLLHGLRRGPDVCNPEFLDALAADETVGVQRVRDRRLVLLCALAYALSPGTTSLPDVVAEHVGIPHAVDLDALRTTLEECEWGGTPELPVLRAACSHEAVVEGLREAVGRMDEVLDAVTRTARERVAQPMPRLPVRLSADGVVPVEGAFTGWARFRLDERRVRDLLMGVQLYKDRDLAVRELYQNALDACRYRRARTEYLDRTHPAATYTYEGSIVFEQGVDEDGRAYVDCRDNGIGMGEAELRGVFAHAGARFAEQPEFREEHAEWARLDPPVELYPNSRFGIGVLSYFMLADELCVTTCRMGRDGMPGPVLEASIFGPGHLFRIVSTRERGDQPGTTVRLYLRDVDAQWSCPEVLGRLLGVAEFPTVARYGTEVVRWEPGVLREGRGPRRFAHIARGASEAWPDAPPGAQVFWCADGGGLLVDGLVVQPDTRGGVFSQQGTALVGAVVNLSGPFAPERLSADRALILDDVRDTVRDLLAGAVDHLLKGRLLHFSWLSKVTKASEALADLVVERCIAVGREIPGGPPAGTARTGFLPDDVQLLFPDLRAASAWQKTSDAKQVPDHLLLWRLIAHRSEPAWGELLRVCPDLAAAGEVAPALPSDGSILQIDGFGDALKTKQLEGIAAELGRSPRAVALRAAALGLYGGPCDEWPDHRPVRRQPGRMPLRGRHRRRVTPSLLIRTALEEGQSPDALASRWRGAGIDVPDVILTTARAGAADDVLGPYLRAAPHAWFEPGAQVPPGLLVALSFELDRPLSDLCPRLRACGISADPSVLPDPPLNGLAQALSEWMGGMAPWLDPGKPVPPSHVLLAAQELGVTPREAAAWFEQLGFHPPRTLPDETVSHDLDILTPPDDSGPLRPPPLRPGEPVPYTHLLAVAAREGLDPAAVASRMRAYGLSAPELNPAPLSGLDGMLLAPTGPLDWRGLPSNTPVPFARIVAAAGRLLVPPARIAARLAEHGIASSCADLPEGLSYERASLLVARSLPPASQPYRLQGLLEQARALGEPVDRVHRWLVALGVDVVDPAEAVRAALPLIPRAQAPAPGRQ; from the coding sequence ATGCGGGAACGGGTCACGCGGAACGTGGCGGGCGACGTGACGGGCGCGGTCGTCCAGGCGGACCGGATCGGCCAGGTGAACATCCATCACTCGCCGCCGGCGCCCCCGGCCCCGCACGCCGACGAGGACCCGTGGGTCGCCCGCGTACACGACTCGGCGGTGTGGCGGCGCGTACCGGAGACCCGGGACGCGGCGAGGTACCGGGACGCGGCCGGAGCCGTGGCCGCCGCGCTGGCGGGGCTGCGGGACGAGGCGGAGGCACGGCTCGGGGACGACCCGTGGCGCGACCCGCACGCGCCGGATCGGTTCGCGGAGCGGCTGGAGTGGCTGCTGGGCGAACCGGGCGAGGGCGCCGGGCTCGACCTGTACCCGGCGGAGGCCGCGCTGTTCACGCTGGTCCCGCTGCTGGCGCGGGTGCACGACCTGCGGCTGGCCGCCGGCCGGCTGCACGTCGAGCCGTGGCGGCTGGGCCCGGCCCCGCTCGGCCCGGCCGATGACGTCGCGTCGCCGGAGCGTCCGGCGTTCGAGGCGTACGCGGAAGGGAACGGCGTGCTGGTCCAGCGGGCGTCGCTGCGGCCCGACGCGGCGGCGCCCCTCGGGTGGTGGCTGTACCACCGCTGGCTGATCCGGCACGAGGCGTACGCGGCGCCGGAGACGGTACGGGAGCTGCTGGACGCGGTCGGGGAGGCGGGCGGGGCGGCGCTCGGCCGGGTGCTGACGGCGCGCCGGGTGAGCCGCCTGCTCCACGGGCTGCGGCGGGGCCCGGACGTGTGCAACCCGGAGTTCCTCGACGCCCTCGCCGCCGACGAGACGGTGGGCGTGCAGCGGGTGCGGGACCGGCGGCTGGTCCTGCTCTGCGCCCTCGCGTACGCGCTGAGCCCCGGCACGACGAGCCTGCCGGACGTGGTGGCCGAGCACGTGGGCATCCCGCACGCCGTGGACCTGGACGCGCTGCGCACGACGCTGGAGGAGTGCGAGTGGGGCGGCACGCCGGAGCTGCCGGTGCTGCGGGCCGCGTGCTCCCACGAGGCGGTGGTGGAGGGCCTGCGGGAGGCGGTGGGCCGCATGGACGAGGTGCTGGACGCGGTGACCCGTACGGCACGGGAGCGGGTGGCGCAGCCGATGCCGCGCCTGCCGGTACGGCTGTCCGCCGACGGGGTGGTCCCGGTGGAGGGCGCGTTCACCGGGTGGGCGCGGTTCCGGCTGGACGAGCGGCGGGTGCGGGACCTGCTGATGGGCGTTCAGCTGTACAAGGACCGGGACCTGGCCGTCCGGGAGCTGTACCAGAACGCCCTGGACGCCTGCCGGTACCGCAGGGCCCGCACGGAGTACCTGGACCGCACGCACCCGGCGGCGACGTACACGTACGAGGGCTCCATCGTCTTCGAGCAGGGCGTGGACGAGGACGGCCGTGCGTACGTGGACTGCCGCGACAACGGCATCGGCATGGGCGAGGCGGAACTGCGCGGCGTCTTCGCTCACGCGGGCGCTCGGTTCGCGGAGCAGCCGGAGTTCCGCGAGGAGCACGCGGAGTGGGCCCGCCTGGACCCGCCGGTCGAGCTGTACCCGAACAGCCGTTTCGGCATCGGCGTGCTCAGCTACTTCATGCTCGCCGACGAACTGTGCGTCACCACCTGCCGCATGGGCCGCGACGGCATGCCGGGCCCGGTGCTTGAGGCGTCGATCTTCGGGCCTGGGCATCTGTTCCGGATCGTGAGCACCAGGGAGCGGGGTGATCAGCCGGGGACGACGGTCCGGCTGTACCTGCGGGATGTCGATGCTCAGTGGTCCTGCCCGGAGGTGCTGGGGAGGCTGCTGGGGGTCGCGGAGTTCCCGACGGTGGCGCGGTACGGGACGGAGGTGGTGAGGTGGGAGCCGGGGGTGCTGCGGGAGGGGCGCGGGCCGCGCCGATTCGCCCACATCGCACGAGGTGCCTCGGAGGCGTGGCCGGATGCCCCGCCAGGCGCCCAGGTGTTCTGGTGCGCGGACGGTGGAGGGCTGCTCGTCGACGGACTGGTGGTGCAACCGGACACGCGCGGGGGCGTGTTCTCGCAGCAGGGGACGGCGCTCGTCGGCGCGGTGGTGAACCTGTCCGGACCGTTCGCCCCGGAGCGGTTGTCGGCGGACCGGGCCTTGATCCTGGACGATGTGCGCGACACCGTCAGGGACTTGCTGGCGGGAGCGGTCGACCACCTCCTGAAGGGGCGGCTCCTCCACTTCAGCTGGCTGTCCAAGGTGACCAAGGCGAGCGAGGCGCTGGCGGACCTCGTCGTGGAGCGCTGCATCGCGGTGGGCCGGGAGATCCCCGGCGGTCCCCCCGCCGGGACCGCCCGGACGGGTTTTCTCCCCGACGACGTCCAGCTCCTCTTCCCTGACCTCCGGGCTGCCTCCGCGTGGCAAAAGACCAGCGACGCCAAGCAGGTGCCCGATCATCTCCTCCTCTGGCGGCTGATCGCGCACCGGTCCGAGCCGGCCTGGGGAGAGCTGCTGCGGGTCTGCCCGGACCTGGCCGCCGCCGGGGAGGTGGCGCCCGCCCTGCCGTCCGACGGCAGCATCCTGCAGATCGACGGATTCGGCGATGCCCTCAAAACCAAGCAGCTTGAGGGTATCGCCGCCGAACTGGGCCGGTCCCCGCGCGCGGTCGCCCTGCGCGCCGCCGCCCTCGGCCTGTACGGCGGGCCCTGCGACGAGTGGCCCGACCACCGTCCCGTGAGGAGGCAACCCGGCAGGATGCCGCTCAGGGGCCGCCACCGCAGACGCGTCACCCCGAGCCTTCTCATCCGGACCGCCCTTGAGGAGGGACAGTCGCCGGACGCGCTGGCGTCCCGGTGGCGCGGGGCCGGGATCGACGTGCCGGACGTGATCCTGACCACGGCGCGTGCAGGTGCGGCGGACGACGTCCTGGGCCCCTACCTGCGTGCCGCACCGCACGCGTGGTTCGAGCCCGGCGCGCAGGTCCCGCCCGGGCTGCTGGTCGCCCTCTCTTTCGAACTCGACCGGCCTTTGTCCGATCTGTGCCCTCGGCTGCGGGCCTGCGGGATCTCCGCTGACCCGTCCGTGCTTCCGGACCCGCCCTTGAACGGGCTCGCGCAGGCCCTGAGCGAGTGGATGGGCGGCATGGCCCCGTGGCTGGACCCCGGGAAGCCGGTCCCGCCCTCCCACGTACTGCTGGCCGCCCAGGAACTGGGGGTCACGCCGCGGGAAGCCGCCGCATGGTTCGAACAGCTGGGCTTCCATCCGCCACGGACCCTCCCGGACGAGACGGTGTCCCACGATCTGGACATCCTGACGCCGCCGGACGATTCAGGGCCCCTGCGTCCCCCTCCCCTGCGACCGGGGGAGCCGGTCCCATATACGCACCTTCTGGCGGTCGCCGCGCGCGAGGGACTCGACCCGGCGGCGGTCGCCTCCCGCATGAGGGCGTACGGCCTGTCGGCCCCCGAGCTGAACCCCGCGCCGTTGTCGGGCCTGGACGGCATGCTGCTCGCGCCGACGGGTCCGCTGGACTGGCGGGGCCTGCCGTCGAACACACCCGTCCCGTTCGCCCGGATCGTGGCGGCCGCCGGCCGGCTGCTGGTCCCACCGGCGCGGATCGCGGCCCGGCTGGCGGAGCACGGCATCGCCAGCTCGTGCGCCGATCTGCCCGAGGGGCTGTCGTACGAGCGTGCGTCCCTGCTCGTCGCGAGAAGCCTGCCGCCCGCCAGCCAGCCCTACCGCCTGCAGGGGCTGCTCGAACAGGCCCGCGCCCTCGGCGAGCCCGTCGACCGCGTCCACCGCTGGCTGGTCGCCCTCGGCGTCGACGTCGTGGACCCGGCCGAGGCCGTCCGCGCCGCCCTCCCCCTCATCCCCCGCGCCCAGGCGCCCGCCCCCGGCCGGCAGTGA
- a CDS encoding GNAT family N-acetyltransferase: MSSIDVTTWYLEQTSPDDLRPAAAPEGDDVRIVRAEVPSPEFSRFLYCAVGGDVSWVDRLGLSYAQWREILERPGVETWVAYEKGTPAGFIELDPQDEGVVEIMYFGLIPAFRGRRIGGHLLSYGTARAWDLADRWPGRARTKRVRLNTCSLDGEHALANYQRRGFRLYDTRVAAKPAVGTPGPWPGAFA; this comes from the coding sequence ATGAGCAGCATCGACGTCACCACCTGGTACCTGGAGCAGACCTCCCCCGACGACCTGCGGCCCGCCGCCGCGCCCGAGGGGGACGACGTGCGGATCGTCCGGGCCGAGGTGCCGTCACCCGAGTTCAGCCGGTTCCTGTACTGCGCCGTGGGCGGCGACGTGTCGTGGGTGGACCGGCTGGGACTGTCGTACGCGCAGTGGCGGGAGATCCTGGAGCGGCCGGGCGTCGAGACGTGGGTGGCGTACGAGAAGGGGACACCGGCCGGTTTCATCGAGCTGGACCCGCAGGACGAGGGCGTCGTGGAGATCATGTACTTCGGGCTGATCCCGGCGTTCCGGGGGCGGCGCATCGGCGGGCACCTGCTGTCGTACGGCACCGCCCGCGCCTGGGACCTGGCCGACCGGTGGCCGGGCCGTGCGCGCACCAAGCGGGTCCGGCTGAACACCTGCTCCCTCGACGGTGAGCACGCCCTCGCCAACTACCAGCGGCGCGGCTTCCGCCTGTACGACACGCGTGTCGCGGCCAAGCCGGCCGTCGGGACGCCGGGGCCCTGGCCGGGCGCGTTCGCCTGA
- a CDS encoding putative leader peptide, with translation MSRAGIALVSRRHVDLGRMSSAMCPAS, from the coding sequence ATGTCTCGAGCTGGAATTGCCTTGGTGAGTCGGCGGCACGTCGACCTCGGCCGCATGTCCAGCGCCATGTGTCCGGCGAGCTGA
- a CDS encoding nitrite/sulfite reductase yields MAATPEKPAPATPRRKPGRHRGEGQWARGHFTPLNGNEQFKKDDDGLNVRTRIETIYSKAGFDSIDPNDLRGRMRWWGLYTQRRPGIDGGKTAVLEPEELDDEFFMLRVRIDGGRLTTRQLRVIGEISQEFARGTADITDRQNIQYHWIRIEDVPEIWRRLEEVGLSTTEACGDTPRVIIGSPVAGIAEDEIVDGTPAVEEIHRRIIGNKDFSNLPRKFKSAISGSPLLDVAHEINDVAFVGVEHPEHGPGFDLWVGGGLSTNPKIGVRLGAWVPLDEVPDVFTGVISIFRDYGYRRLRNRARLKFLVADWGAEKFRQVLEDEYLKRELVDGPAPAQPVQQWRDHVGVHRQKDGRFYVGFAPRVGRVDGATLTKIAEVAEAHGSGRVRTTVEQKMIVLDVEEAQVPSLVAALESLDLRVNPSPFRRGTMACTGIEFCKLAIVETKARGSSLIDELERRLPDFDEPITINLNGCPNACARIQVADIGLKGQLVLDDEGRQVEGYQVHLGGALGLEAGFGRKVRGLKVTSAELPDYIERVLARYQAEREDGERFATWAARADEEALS; encoded by the coding sequence ATGGCCGCCACCCCGGAAAAGCCCGCACCCGCCACGCCCCGCCGCAAGCCGGGGCGCCACCGTGGCGAGGGCCAGTGGGCCAGGGGCCACTTCACGCCCCTCAACGGCAATGAGCAGTTCAAGAAGGACGATGACGGTCTCAATGTGCGGACACGTATTGAGACGATCTACTCGAAGGCCGGATTCGACTCCATCGACCCCAACGACCTGCGCGGGCGCATGCGCTGGTGGGGTCTCTACACCCAGCGCCGCCCCGGGATCGACGGCGGCAAGACGGCCGTCCTGGAGCCGGAGGAGCTGGACGACGAGTTCTTCATGCTGCGGGTCCGCATCGACGGCGGCCGTCTGACGACCCGCCAGCTGCGGGTCATCGGTGAGATCTCCCAGGAGTTCGCCCGGGGCACCGCCGACATCACGGACCGGCAGAACATCCAGTACCACTGGATCCGCATCGAGGACGTGCCCGAGATCTGGCGCCGCCTGGAAGAGGTCGGCCTGTCCACGACGGAGGCGTGCGGGGACACCCCGCGCGTCATCATCGGCTCCCCCGTGGCCGGGATCGCCGAGGACGAGATCGTGGACGGCACGCCCGCCGTCGAGGAGATCCACCGCCGGATCATCGGCAACAAGGACTTCTCCAACCTGCCGCGCAAGTTCAAGTCCGCGATCTCGGGCTCGCCGCTGCTCGACGTGGCGCACGAGATCAACGACGTGGCGTTCGTGGGCGTGGAGCACCCGGAGCACGGGCCCGGCTTCGACCTGTGGGTGGGCGGCGGCCTGTCCACCAACCCGAAGATCGGTGTCCGGCTCGGCGCCTGGGTCCCGCTGGACGAGGTCCCGGACGTGTTCACCGGCGTCATCTCCATCTTCCGCGACTACGGCTACCGGCGGCTGCGCAACCGCGCCCGGCTGAAGTTCCTCGTCGCCGACTGGGGCGCCGAGAAGTTCCGCCAGGTCCTGGAGGACGAGTACCTGAAGCGCGAGCTGGTCGACGGCCCCGCCCCCGCGCAGCCCGTTCAGCAGTGGCGCGACCACGTGGGCGTCCACCGCCAGAAGGACGGCCGCTTCTACGTGGGCTTCGCCCCGCGCGTCGGCCGCGTGGACGGCGCCACCCTCACCAAGATCGCCGAGGTGGCGGAGGCGCACGGCTCCGGCCGGGTCCGCACCACCGTCGAGCAGAAGATGATCGTCCTCGACGTCGAGGAGGCGCAGGTCCCCTCGCTGGTCGCGGCACTGGAGTCGCTGGACCTGCGGGTGAACCCGTCGCCGTTCCGGCGCGGCACCATGGCGTGCACCGGCATCGAGTTCTGCAAGCTGGCCATCGTCGAAACGAAGGCGCGCGGCTCCTCCCTGATCGACGAGCTGGAGCGCCGCCTGCCCGACTTCGACGAGCCGATCACCATCAACCTCAACGGCTGCCCCAACGCCTGCGCCCGTATCCAGGTGGCGGACATCGGTCTCAAGGGGCAGCTGGTCCTGGACGACGAGGGCCGCCAGGTCGAGGGCTACCAGGTCCACCTGGGCGGCGCGCTCGGCCTGGAGGCGGGCTTCGGCCGCAAGGTGCGCGGTCTGAAGGTGACCTCCGCCGAGCTGCCCGACTACATCGAGCGCGTCCTCGCCCGCTACCAGGCGGAGCGCGAGGACGGCGAGCGCTTCGCCACCTGGGCCGCGCGCGCCGACGAGGAGGCTCTGTCGTGA
- a CDS encoding phosphoadenylyl-sulfate reductase has translation MTVTETDDELKALAERAGRELEDAPALDILKWAADTFGDRFCVTSSMEDAVVAHLASRVFPGVDVVFLDTGYHFPETIGTRDAVAAVMDVNVITLTPRQTVAEQDAEYGPRLHDRNPDLCCALRKVKPLEEGLTKYAAWATGLRRDESPTRANTPVVGWDARRRKVKVSPIARWTQDDVDAYVAEHGVLTNPLLMDGYASVGCAPCTRRVLEGEDARAGRWAGRAKTECGLHA, from the coding sequence ATGACCGTCACGGAGACCGACGACGAGCTCAAGGCGCTCGCCGAGCGCGCCGGCCGGGAGCTGGAGGACGCCCCGGCGCTCGACATCCTGAAGTGGGCCGCCGACACGTTCGGCGACCGCTTCTGCGTCACGTCCTCCATGGAGGACGCCGTCGTCGCGCACCTCGCGTCGCGCGTCTTCCCCGGCGTGGACGTGGTGTTCCTCGACACCGGCTACCACTTCCCCGAGACGATCGGCACGCGCGACGCGGTCGCCGCCGTGATGGACGTCAACGTCATCACGCTGACGCCGCGCCAGACCGTCGCCGAGCAGGACGCCGAGTACGGGCCGAGGCTGCACGACCGGAACCCGGACCTGTGCTGCGCGCTGCGCAAGGTCAAGCCGCTCGAGGAGGGCCTGACGAAGTACGCGGCGTGGGCGACCGGGCTGCGCCGCGACGAGTCCCCGACCCGGGCGAACACCCCCGTCGTCGGCTGGGACGCGCGGCGCCGGAAGGTGAAGGTGTCGCCGATCGCCCGGTGGACGCAGGACGACGTGGACGCGTACGTCGCCGAGCACGGCGTCCTCACCAACCCGCTGCTGATGGACGGTTACGCCTCCGTCGGCTGCGCCCCCTGCACGCGCCGCGTGCTGGAGGGCGAGGACGCGCGCGCCGGCCGCTGGGCGGGCCGCGCCAAGACGGAGTGCGGGCTGCACGCATGA
- the cysC gene encoding adenylyl-sulfate kinase has product MTNDHSSLEKHVTGATIWLTGLPSAGKTTIAYELAARLRAEGHRVEVLDGDEIREFLSAGLGFSREDRHTNVQRIGFVAELLASNGVKVLVPVIAPYADSREAVRKRHQQEGTAYLEVHVATPVEVCSVRDVKGLYAKQAAGEISGLTGVDDPYEEPESPDLRIESHQQTVAESAQALHALLTERGLA; this is encoded by the coding sequence ATGACGAACGACCACTCTTCTTTGGAGAAGCACGTGACTGGGGCCACCATCTGGCTCACCGGTCTGCCGAGCGCCGGCAAGACCACCATCGCGTACGAGCTCGCGGCCCGGCTGCGCGCCGAGGGCCACCGCGTGGAGGTGCTCGACGGCGACGAGATCCGCGAGTTCCTGTCGGCGGGCCTCGGCTTCAGCCGCGAGGACCGGCACACGAACGTGCAGCGCATCGGCTTCGTCGCCGAGCTGCTCGCGTCGAACGGCGTGAAGGTCCTCGTGCCGGTCATCGCCCCGTACGCCGACAGCCGCGAGGCCGTCCGCAAGCGGCACCAGCAGGAGGGCACCGCGTACCTGGAGGTGCATGTGGCCACGCCGGTCGAGGTGTGCTCCGTACGCGATGTGAAGGGGCTGTACGCCAAGCAGGCGGCGGGTGAGATCAGCGGCCTGACCGGGGTCGACGACCCGTACGAGGAGCCGGAGAGCCCGGACCTGCGGATCGAGTCCCACCAGCAGACGGTGGCCGAGTCCGCGCAGGCGCTGCACGCGCTGCTGACCGAGAGGGGCCTGGCGTGA
- the cysD gene encoding sulfate adenylyltransferase subunit CysD → MTTTIKAVEEQQDSPFALSHLDALESEAVHIFREVAGEFERPVILFSGGKDSIVMLHLALKAFAPAPVPFTLLHVDTGHNFPEVIEYRDRTVARHNLRLHVASVQDYIDRGVLRERPDGTRNPLQTVPLTEAIQQHRFDAVFGGGRRDEEKARAKERVFSLRDEFSQWDPRRQRPELWQLYNGRHAPGEHVRVFPLSNWTELDVWQYIAREGIELPEIYFAHEREVFARNGMWLTAGEWGGPKEGETVEKRLIRYRTVGDMSCTGAVDSDATTLDAVIAEIAASRLTERGATRADDKLSEAAMEDRKREGYF, encoded by the coding sequence GTGACCACGACGATCAAGGCGGTGGAGGAGCAGCAGGACAGCCCGTTCGCGCTGTCGCACCTCGACGCGCTGGAGTCCGAGGCCGTCCACATCTTCCGCGAGGTGGCGGGCGAGTTCGAGCGGCCGGTGATCCTGTTCTCCGGCGGCAAGGACTCCATCGTGATGCTGCATCTGGCACTGAAGGCGTTCGCGCCCGCGCCGGTGCCGTTCACGCTGCTCCACGTGGACACGGGGCACAACTTCCCCGAGGTCATCGAGTACCGCGACCGGACGGTGGCCCGGCACAACCTGCGGCTGCACGTGGCGTCCGTCCAGGACTACATCGACCGGGGCGTCCTCAGGGAGCGCCCGGACGGCACCCGCAACCCGCTCCAGACCGTGCCGCTGACGGAGGCCATCCAGCAGCACCGGTTCGACGCGGTGTTCGGCGGCGGGCGGCGCGACGAGGAGAAGGCCCGCGCCAAGGAGCGGGTGTTCTCGCTGCGCGACGAGTTCTCCCAGTGGGACCCGCGCCGCCAGCGGCCCGAGCTGTGGCAGCTGTACAACGGGCGGCACGCGCCGGGCGAGCACGTGCGGGTGTTCCCGCTGTCGAACTGGACCGAGCTGGACGTGTGGCAGTACATCGCCCGCGAGGGTATCGAGCTGCCCGAGATCTACTTCGCGCACGAGCGTGAGGTGTTCGCCCGCAACGGCATGTGGCTCACGGCCGGTGAGTGGGGCGGGCCCAAGGAGGGCGAGACCGTCGAGAAGCGGCTCATCCGCTACCGCACGGTCGGTGACATGTCCTGCACCGGTGCCGTCGACTCCGACGCCACCACGCTCGACGCCGTGATCGCCGAGATCGCCGCGTCCCGGCTGACCGAGCGGGGCGCCACCCGCGCCGACGACAAGCTGTCCGAGGCCGCGATGGAAGACCGCAAGCGCGAAGGGTACTTCTAG
- a CDS encoding sulfate adenylyltransferase subunit 1: MSSTTAAEHLSATTLLRFATAGSVDDGKSTLVGRLLHDSKSVLADQLEAVEHASRSRGQEAPDLALLTDGLRAEREQGITIDVAYRYFATARRRFILADTPGHVQYTRNMVTGASTAELTVILVDARNGVVEQTRRHAAIAALLRVPHVVLAVNKMDLVAYEESVFARIAEEFTAYATELGVPEVTAIPISALAGDNVVEPSATMDWYGGPTVLEHLETVPVSHDLTGCHARLPVQYVIRPQTAEHPDYRGYAGQIAAGTFRVGQEVTVLPSGRTSRISGIDLLGTPVDVAWTPQSVTLLLEDDIDISRGDLIVPSGDAPATSQDVEATVCHVADQPLTVGQRVLLKHTTRTVKAIVKDIPSRLTLDDLSQHPDPGQLVANDIGTVKVRTAEPLALDAYADSRRTGSFLLIDPADGTTLAAGMAGESFATEKSAEKSAATPADDGWDF, from the coding sequence ATGTCCAGCACCACCGCCGCCGAGCACCTCTCGGCCACCACCCTGCTGCGTTTCGCGACCGCCGGTTCCGTGGACGACGGCAAGTCCACCCTCGTGGGCCGGCTGCTGCACGACTCCAAGTCGGTCCTCGCCGACCAGCTGGAGGCCGTCGAGCACGCCTCCCGCTCGCGCGGCCAGGAGGCGCCCGACCTGGCGCTGCTGACGGACGGTCTGCGGGCCGAGCGGGAGCAGGGCATCACGATCGACGTGGCGTACCGTTACTTCGCCACGGCCCGGCGCCGGTTCATCCTCGCCGACACGCCCGGCCATGTGCAGTACACGCGGAACATGGTGACCGGGGCGTCCACCGCCGAGCTGACCGTGATCCTCGTGGACGCGCGCAACGGGGTGGTCGAGCAGACCCGACGGCACGCCGCGATCGCCGCGCTGCTGCGCGTCCCGCACGTGGTGCTCGCCGTCAACAAGATGGACCTCGTCGCGTACGAGGAGTCCGTCTTCGCGCGGATCGCCGAGGAGTTCACGGCGTACGCGACGGAGCTGGGCGTCCCCGAGGTGACCGCCATCCCGATCTCGGCGCTCGCCGGGGACAACGTGGTGGAGCCGTCCGCGACGATGGACTGGTACGGCGGGCCGACGGTGCTGGAGCACCTGGAGACCGTGCCGGTCAGCCACGACCTGACCGGCTGCCACGCCCGGCTGCCCGTCCAGTACGTGATCCGCCCGCAGACCGCCGAGCACCCGGACTACCGGGGGTACGCGGGGCAGATCGCGGCCGGTACGTTCCGGGTCGGCCAGGAGGTGACCGTACTGCCGTCGGGCCGTACGTCGCGGATCTCCGGCATCGACCTGCTGGGCACGCCCGTGGACGTCGCGTGGACACCGCAGTCGGTCACCCTCCTGCTGGAGGACGACATCGACATCTCGCGCGGCGACCTGATCGTGCCGTCCGGGGACGCCCCGGCGACCAGCCAGGACGTGGAGGCGACCGTCTGCCATGTCGCGGACCAGCCGCTGACGGTCGGCCAGCGCGTACTGCTGAAGCACACGACCCGCACCGTCAAGGCGATCGTCAAGGACATCCCGTCCCGGCTCACCCTGGACGACCTGTCCCAGCACCCGGACCCGGGGCAGCTGGTCGCCAACGACATCGGCACCGTGAAGGTGCGCACGGCGGAGCCGCTCGCGCTGGACGCGTACGCCGACTCGCGCCGCACCGGCTCGTTCCTGCTGATCGACCCGGCGGACGGCACCACCCTCGCGGCGGGCATGGCGGGCGAGTCGTTCGCCACCGAGAAGTCCGCGGAGAAGTCCGCCGCGACGCCCGCCGACGACGGCTGGGACTTCTGA